From Variimorphobacter saccharofermentans, one genomic window encodes:
- a CDS encoding AAA family ATPase — MASGDQIKSLLNAYYNRDENRFKTVALQIAASEARAGHAALAREIKEIIDKNGSSNNIVQIKSDNHLVEFVVPDNKSQELVVSEEIRIRIERILSEYRQRERLRSFGMKNRSKVLVEGAPGTGKTLTASVIACELNLPLYIVQMDKLITKFMGETSAKLRQIFDLIADNRAVFLFDEFDAIGADRSLDNEVGEMRRVLNSFLQFLERDDSDSIILAATNNHKMLDQALFRRFDDVLHYSIPDEKQIKKLFEIKLGEFYKAKSITKKVIELASGLSHAEISKACEDCIKDIILENKTLSSELIAKSLVERTGAYASKEA, encoded by the coding sequence ATGGCAAGTGGCGATCAAATTAAATCATTGCTTAATGCATATTATAATAGGGATGAAAATCGCTTTAAAACGGTAGCCCTACAGATTGCTGCAAGTGAAGCGAGAGCAGGTCATGCAGCATTAGCTAGAGAAATTAAAGAAATCATTGATAAAAATGGTTCTTCAAACAATATAGTCCAAATTAAAAGTGATAATCATCTAGTAGAATTCGTTGTTCCAGATAATAAATCGCAAGAATTGGTTGTATCTGAGGAGATACGAATAAGAATAGAGAGAATTCTGTCAGAATATCGGCAAAGGGAAAGATTGAGAAGTTTTGGTATGAAAAATAGAAGCAAAGTTCTTGTTGAAGGTGCACCAGGAACAGGAAAAACATTGACAGCTTCTGTAATAGCATGTGAGTTGAATTTGCCATTATATATTGTGCAAATGGATAAATTAATCACAAAATTTATGGGAGAAACAAGTGCTAAATTACGGCAAATATTTGATTTAATAGCTGATAATAGAGCGGTATTTTTGTTTGATGAATTTGATGCAATTGGTGCGGATAGAAGTCTTGATAATGAAGTTGGTGAAATGCGGAGGGTTTTAAACTCCTTTCTTCAGTTTTTAGAACGAGATGATTCAGACAGTATTATCTTAGCGGCAACTAATAATCATAAAATGCTGGATCAAGCATTGTTTAGAAGATTTGATGATGTATTACATTATTCGATTCCTGATGAAAAACAGATAAAAAAACTCTTTGAAATAAAACTTGGAGAATTTTATAAAGCAAAATCAATCACAAAAAAAGTAATAGAGTTGGCAAGTGGATTAAGTCATGCTGAAATTTCAAAGGCATGCGAAGATTGTATTAAAGACATTATATTGGAAAATAAGACATTGAGTTCAGAATTAATTGCAAAATCTTTAGTTGAACGGACTGGGGCATATGCAAGTAAGGAGGCATAA
- a CDS encoding exonuclease domain-containing protein, whose product MISISIDESGKIILNESTGQKRIIREYKGRSLVDFPNKYVVVDIETTGLDPRFDSIIEIGAIRYEMGKEIDRFSELVKPNSYYYLDEEDTRHTDDYCVVNGKPIQYINSFITDLTGITNKMLENARDTKKVLADFDTFLSNDIVIGHNVNFDINFLYDAYQEILLKPLMNDFIDTMRLARRILKELKHHRLRDVAEYYNLNYDGAHRAVGDCKITNDCLVSLKEDILSKFHTIEEFLKISGNHKSASANVITSQKTEFDEENPLYGKLCVFTGTLERMARKDAMQVVVDLGGINGDSVTAKTNFLILGNNDYCSLIKDGKSNKQKKAEELRLKGVDIEIITENVFYDMIEN is encoded by the coding sequence ATGATAAGTATTAGCATTGATGAGAGCGGTAAAATCATATTAAATGAATCAACAGGTCAGAAGCGTATCATTCGAGAGTATAAAGGAAGAAGTTTGGTAGATTTTCCTAATAAGTATGTTGTTGTAGATATCGAGACTACAGGACTAGATCCGAGATTTGATTCAATTATAGAAATTGGAGCTATACGTTATGAAATGGGTAAAGAGATTGATCGCTTCTCGGAATTGGTAAAGCCAAATTCTTATTATTATTTAGATGAAGAAGATACTAGACATACTGATGATTACTGTGTAGTAAATGGAAAACCCATTCAATATATTAATAGTTTTATTACAGATCTGACGGGAATTACTAACAAAATGCTAGAAAATGCAAGGGATACGAAAAAGGTTCTTGCTGATTTCGATACATTTTTATCAAATGATATTGTGATAGGACATAATGTTAATTTTGATATAAATTTTCTGTATGATGCATATCAAGAGATATTATTAAAGCCATTGATGAATGATTTTATTGATACAATGCGACTAGCCAGAAGAATACTTAAAGAGCTCAAACATCATCGTTTAAGAGATGTTGCCGAGTATTATAACCTTAATTATGATGGAGCGCATAGAGCAGTCGGTGATTGTAAGATTACAAATGATTGCTTAGTAAGTTTGAAAGAGGATATTCTATCAAAATTTCATACAATAGAGGAATTTCTCAAAATTTCGGGTAATCATAAGAGTGCATCAGCTAATGTCATAACTAGTCAAAAAACAGAATTCGATGAAGAAAACCCCTTATATGGAAAACTGTGCGTATTTACAGGTACGTTAGAGAGAATGGCTCGCAAAGATGCCATGCAGGTTGTTGTTGATTTAGGTGGTATAAATGGTGACTCTGTTACTGCTAAAACCAATTTTTTAATATTGGGTAATAATGATTACTGCTCACTTATAAAAGATGGAAAAAGTAATAAGCAGAAAAAAGCAGAAGAATTAAGACTTAAAGGGGTCGATATTGAGATAATTACCGAAAATGTATTTTATGACATGATAGAAAATTAG